Proteins co-encoded in one Oreochromis aureus strain Israel breed Guangdong linkage group 3, ZZ_aureus, whole genome shotgun sequence genomic window:
- the LOC120434341 gene encoding zinc finger protein 235-like, which produces MRSSVDSGAPLESEPSTGSAGDLKAHRRIHSGFKPYCCDLCGNSFAQAGHLKKHQLIHSGVKPYSCDLCGKSFTQAGDLKAHRLIHSGFKPYSCELCGKSFAQAGHLKKHQLIHSGVKPYSCDLCGKSFTESGGLKKHQLIHSGVKPYRCELCGKSFTESEVLKKHQLIHSGVKPYSCDLCGKSFTESGGLKRHQLIHSGVKPYSCELCGKSFSESGGLKKHQLIHSGVKPYSCELCGKSFTQAGGLKKHQLIHSGVKPYSCDLCGKSFTESGGLKKHQLIHSGFKPYSCDLCGKSFTRAGSLKTHQLIHSGVKPYSCDLCGKSFTEAGDLKKHQLIHSVVKAHYCDLCGKAFAQSRNLQKHLVTHSG; this is translated from the exons ATGAGATCCTCAGTTGATTCGGGCGCTCCATTAGAGAGTGAGCCTTCGACAGGTTCC gctggagacttaaaGGCACATCGAcgcatccacagtggatttaagcCATActgctgtgacttgtgtggaaattCTTTTGCCcaggctggacacttaaaaaaacaccaactcatccacagtggagttaaaccttacagctgtgacttgtgtggaaagtcttttacccaggctggagacttaaaGGCACATcgactcatccacagtggatttaagccatacagctgtgagttgtgtggaaagtcttttgcccaggctggacacttaaaaaaacaccaactcatccacagtggagttaaaccttacagctgtgacttgtgtggaaagtcttttaccgagtctggaggtttaaaaaaacaccaactcatccacagtggagttaaaccttacaggtgtgagttgtgtggaaagtcttttaccgagtctgaagttttaaaaaaacaccaactcatccacagtggagttaaaccttacagctgtgacttgtgtggaaagtcttttaccgagtCTGGAggtttaaaaagacaccaactcatccacagtggagttaaaccttacagctgtgagttgtgtggaaagtctttttccgagtctggaggtttaaaaaaacaccaactcatccacagtggagttaaaccttacagctgtgagttgtgtggaaagtcttttacccaggctggaggtttaaaaaaacaccaactcatccacagtggagttaaaccttacagctgtgacttgtgtggaaagtcttttaccgagtctggaggtttaaaaaaacaccaactcatccacagtggatttaaaccttacagctgtgacttgtgtggaaagtcttttacccgggctggaagcttaaaaacacaccaactcatccacagtggagttaaaccttacagctgtgacttgtgtggaaagtcttttaccgaggctggagacttaaaaaaacaccaactcatccacagtgtaGTTAAAGCACActactgtgacttgtgtggtaAAGCTTTTGCTCAAAGTCGAAACTTACAGaagcatctagttacccactctgga